A genomic segment from Acidobacteriota bacterium encodes:
- a CDS encoding Rrf2 family transcriptional regulator — MKVTAQEEYGLRCILQLARYHSRDPVTGRQIAESEGISLDYVSKLLMILRRAELVRSVRGIRGGYALAREPRSITLGEVMRALSSEEGIVITSPDSHMCDHFSGHLEAC, encoded by the coding sequence ATGAAAGTGACCGCCCAGGAAGAATACGGACTCCGGTGCATTCTGCAGCTGGCGCGATACCATTCCCGCGACCCGGTTACGGGACGGCAGATTGCAGAGTCGGAGGGCATTTCCCTGGACTACGTATCCAAGCTGCTGATGATCCTCCGGCGGGCGGAACTCGTCCGTAGCGTGCGGGGGATCCGGGGAGGTTACGCGCTGGCCAGGGAACCGCGAAGCATAACACTGGGCGAGGTCATGCGCGCCCTGAGTTCGGAAGAGGGGATCGTGATCACCAGCCCGGACAGCCACATGTGCGATCATTTCTCCGGCCACCTGGAGGCGTGCA